The following proteins come from a genomic window of Achromobacter sp. AONIH1:
- a CDS encoding cystathionine gamma-synthase family protein has translation MSYSNYHKKDIFGRPLHAETQMMSYGFDPFLSEGAVKPPVFLTSTFAFRSAEDGAEFFDLVSGRKPLPQGESAGLVYSRFNHPNLEIVEDRLSLLDGSEAAAVTSSGMSAISAVFLAFLRPGDQMVQSVPLYGGTETLISKIFPEWGIASHPVRDCLSAASMREALEAAAAKGPVKLFFVETPANPTNSLVDFAAMKAELDAFESRHGYRPISVCDNTLLGPIFQKPAEHGVDLCVYSLTKYVGGHSDLVAGGVTGGKELIKKVRAIRSAFGSQLDPHSCWMITRSMETVVLRMKQAARTAGKVAQWLAGNPHEPVRIYHPELIADAAYQDVYRRQCSGAGSTFAFVLDGGRAKAFRFINALRLFKSAVSLGGTESLVCHPASTTHSGVPAAERDAAGVSEGLIRVSIGLEHEEDLIADMDQAFRSLA, from the coding sequence ATGAGCTATTCGAACTACCACAAGAAAGACATCTTCGGCCGTCCCCTGCACGCGGAGACGCAGATGATGTCCTACGGTTTCGACCCCTTCCTGTCCGAAGGCGCGGTCAAGCCGCCGGTGTTCCTGACGTCCACCTTCGCGTTCCGCTCGGCCGAGGACGGCGCCGAGTTCTTTGATCTGGTGTCGGGCCGCAAGCCCCTGCCGCAAGGCGAGTCGGCCGGCCTGGTGTACAGCCGCTTCAACCATCCCAACCTGGAAATCGTCGAGGACCGCCTGTCGCTGCTGGACGGCTCCGAGGCGGCCGCCGTGACCTCCAGCGGCATGTCGGCGATCAGCGCCGTGTTCCTGGCCTTCCTGCGGCCCGGCGACCAGATGGTGCAGTCGGTGCCGCTGTATGGCGGCACCGAGACGCTGATTTCCAAGATCTTCCCCGAGTGGGGCATCGCCTCGCATCCGGTGCGCGACTGCCTGTCGGCGGCCAGCATGCGCGAGGCGCTGGAAGCGGCCGCGGCCAAGGGGCCGGTGAAGCTGTTCTTCGTCGAGACGCCGGCCAATCCCACCAATTCGCTGGTCGACTTCGCCGCCATGAAGGCCGAGCTGGACGCCTTCGAATCGCGCCACGGTTATCGCCCGATCTCGGTGTGCGACAACACGCTGCTCGGTCCCATCTTCCAGAAGCCCGCCGAGCACGGCGTGGACCTGTGCGTGTATTCGCTGACCAAGTACGTCGGCGGCCACAGCGACCTGGTGGCCGGCGGCGTCACCGGCGGCAAGGAGCTGATCAAGAAGGTGCGCGCGATCCGCAGCGCGTTCGGCTCGCAGCTGGATCCGCATTCCTGCTGGATGATCACGCGCTCGATGGAAACGGTGGTGCTGCGCATGAAACAGGCCGCGCGCACCGCCGGCAAGGTGGCGCAGTGGCTGGCCGGCAATCCGCACGAGCCGGTCCGCATCTACCACCCGGAACTGATCGCCGACGCCGCCTACCAGGACGTGTACAGGCGCCAGTGCAGCGGCGCGGGCTCGACCTTCGCCTTCGTGCTGGACGGCGGCCGCGCCAAGGCCTTCCGCTTCATCAACGCGCTGCGCCTGTTCAAGTCGGCGGTGAGCCTGGGCGGCACCGAATCGCTGGTCTGCCATCCGGCCTCGACGACGCACTCGGGCGTGCCGGCGGCCGAGCGCGACGCCGCCGGCGTGTCCGAAGGGCTGATCCGCGTCTCCATCGGCCTGGAGCATGAGGAAGACCTGATCGCCGACATGGACCAGGCGTTCCGCAGCCTGGCCTGA
- a CDS encoding MurR/RpiR family transcriptional regulator produces the protein MQIQELMALIEAHVPALGAELQRAAAWVARNPRDAGLLSMRQQAAQAGVSPNSMARLAQALGYEGYGPFRQVFQDALGHGAPAYKERVRRLQGEAASQFDDALLRTHLDNARSPTVANAPKDIARAVQRMRAARRLYFLGTRSCFAISYHFAYAYSMIAGNGVLVHGLGGTYPDQLDAAGPEDLLVCVTQNPYGRQTLEAARDCRQAGVPVLALTDSPLAPIQAHATQALLFDAGTPSYFHSMVGSLALVERLLAKLAAAGGEAAQQRIDAFERRLDASSAYFGGPSPGPRRGARKT, from the coding sequence ATGCAGATCCAGGAACTGATGGCCTTGATCGAGGCCCACGTCCCCGCGCTGGGCGCCGAGTTGCAGCGCGCCGCCGCCTGGGTGGCGCGCAACCCGCGCGACGCGGGCCTGCTGTCGATGCGCCAGCAGGCCGCGCAGGCGGGCGTGTCGCCCAACAGCATGGCGCGCCTGGCGCAGGCGCTGGGCTATGAAGGCTACGGTCCGTTCCGGCAGGTGTTCCAGGACGCGCTGGGCCATGGCGCGCCGGCCTACAAGGAACGCGTGCGCCGCCTGCAAGGCGAAGCCGCCAGCCAGTTCGATGACGCGCTGCTGCGCACGCACCTGGACAATGCGCGCTCGCCCACGGTGGCCAATGCGCCCAAGGACATTGCGCGGGCCGTGCAGCGCATGCGCGCGGCGCGGCGCCTCTATTTCCTGGGCACGCGGTCCTGCTTCGCCATCAGCTATCACTTCGCCTACGCGTACAGCATGATCGCCGGCAATGGCGTGCTGGTGCATGGACTGGGCGGCACCTATCCCGACCAGCTCGACGCCGCCGGGCCGGAGGACCTGCTGGTCTGCGTCACCCAGAATCCCTACGGACGCCAGACGCTGGAAGCGGCGCGGGATTGCCGCCAGGCCGGCGTGCCGGTGCTGGCGCTGACCGACAGCCCGCTGGCGCCGATCCAGGCCCACGCCACGCAGGCGCTGCTGTTCGATGCCGGCACGCCGTCCTATTTCCATTCGATGGTGGGATCGCTGGCGCTGGTCGAGCGGCTGCTGGCCAAGCTGGCCGCCGCCGGCGGCGAGGCCGCGCAACAGCGCATCGACGCCTTCGAGCGGCGGCTGGACGCGTCCAGCGCCTATT